The following are encoded together in the candidate division KSB1 bacterium genome:
- a CDS encoding type II toxin-antitoxin system VapC family toxin — MKRVYVDTSVFGGVFDKEFQRASQDFFDQIKNGQFALITSAVVHEEIVPAPQEVKDFFGKMLPHAEVVDITEDALKLRQAYLDAKIVSAKFSNDALHVALATVSDCMIIVSWNFKHIVHYQKIPLYNAVNILHDYNQISIYSPWEVLKYED, encoded by the coding sequence ATGAAACGAGTTTATGTTGATACTTCGGTTTTTGGCGGTGTTTTTGATAAAGAGTTTCAAAGGGCAAGCCAAGATTTCTTTGATCAGATCAAGAATGGCCAATTTGCTTTGATTACTTCAGCAGTAGTGCATGAAGAAATTGTGCCAGCGCCCCAGGAGGTAAAAGATTTTTTTGGTAAGATGCTTCCGCATGCTGAAGTCGTCGATATTACTGAAGACGCATTAAAGCTTCGACAAGCATATTTGGATGCAAAAATTGTTTCGGCAAAATTTAGTAACGACGCCCTTCATGTCGCATTGGCTACGGTTTCAGATTGCATGATCATTGTGAGTTGGAACTTTAAACACATTGTTCATTATCAAAAAATACCGCTGTATAATGCCGTTAACATTTTACATGATTATAACCAAATTTCAATTTATTCGCCTTGGGAGGTGTTGAAGTATGAAGACTAA
- a CDS encoding tetratricopeptide repeat protein produces MTQKNFFGAPRFFKTPHAGWWILVLGLSLFFVACGGSKNTNVSTTESEGEIDIDKLLSTPADQEKQDAEDAEVLRLLGITPETVSTETPKTPPPEPVMTEAKPAPDLQKELERLQNELNVKNQQITDLRNSLMERDARLQELQQAQQIQAPRATSGGNLAGANGYVQRYAEARNLYEQRRYAEAAAVFQAILAENDKSSYADNCQYWIGECYYGMGKYAQAIAEFEKVFTFARSNKSDAALLKLGLCYLQMGDRQQARSEFEQLIANYPGSQYVAKARKYLARL; encoded by the coding sequence ATGACTCAAAAAAATTTTTTTGGAGCGCCGCGATTTTTCAAAACACCGCATGCCGGCTGGTGGATTCTCGTGCTTGGCCTCAGTTTGTTTTTCGTGGCATGTGGCGGGAGCAAAAACACCAATGTGTCGACGACGGAATCTGAAGGTGAAATCGACATCGACAAATTATTGAGCACCCCCGCCGATCAGGAAAAGCAAGACGCCGAAGACGCCGAAGTATTGCGGCTGTTGGGTATTACGCCCGAAACCGTCAGTACCGAAACGCCCAAAACGCCCCCGCCGGAACCGGTGATGACCGAAGCCAAACCGGCACCCGATCTGCAAAAAGAACTTGAGCGCTTGCAAAACGAGCTGAACGTCAAAAACCAGCAGATCACCGATCTGCGCAACAGCTTGATGGAACGAGACGCCCGGCTCCAGGAATTGCAACAGGCGCAGCAAATTCAAGCGCCGCGCGCCACCAGCGGAGGTAACCTTGCCGGCGCCAACGGTTACGTGCAGCGCTACGCCGAGGCGCGCAATCTTTATGAGCAGCGCCGTTACGCCGAGGCCGCGGCCGTCTTTCAGGCGATTCTGGCTGAAAACGACAAGAGCAGCTACGCAGATAATTGCCAGTATTGGATCGGCGAATGTTATTACGGCATGGGCAAATACGCGCAGGCCATCGCCGAGTTTGAAAAAGTTTTCACCTTCGCGCGCTCCAACAAAAGCGATGCGGCGCTGCTGAAGCTCGGGCTTTGTTATCTGCAAATGGGTGACCGCCAGCAGGCGCGCAGCGAGTTCGAGCAGCTCATCGCCAATTATCCGGGCAGCCAGTATGTGGCCAAGGCGCGAAAATATCTGGCCCGATTGTAG